A DNA window from Myxococcales bacterium contains the following coding sequences:
- a CDS encoding helix-turn-helix domain-containing protein has protein sequence MGAERRTVDALVAAADEEVAAESAMELLTASFAAVGAGITFWRGGQFAGQRWAALPAKFEADYVATFHAGDPWKEESQRVPTGKLVASDHLLPRAELERTSFYNELCRPHAIGDLCGGVLLRRGDDLVTFGMLRAADAKGSGAREVKDLLALRPALTRLATRELGRRDVRVAGLAVDSLSFGVLVLDATTGALLTANGPGLRLLERGVICRTGGRTHVGGRDLTALLVEGRPRALAIAPGLRVVVHAAAPYGHGRACVVHAHHLRSMARERAARATALFALSPREADVAEALMLGWSTKEIAARDRVAISTLRTHLRSLLRKTGSDRLATLHALLSGL, from the coding sequence GTGGGCGCTGAGCGGCGCACCGTGGACGCGCTCGTCGCCGCGGCCGACGAGGAGGTGGCCGCCGAGTCGGCCATGGAGCTCCTCACCGCGTCGTTCGCAGCGGTCGGTGCGGGCATCACCTTCTGGCGGGGTGGGCAGTTCGCCGGCCAGCGCTGGGCGGCGCTCCCGGCCAAGTTCGAGGCCGACTACGTAGCGACCTTTCACGCCGGCGATCCGTGGAAGGAGGAGAGCCAGCGCGTTCCCACGGGGAAGCTCGTTGCGAGCGATCACCTCCTGCCTCGGGCAGAGCTCGAGCGCACCTCGTTCTACAACGAGCTGTGCCGGCCGCACGCGATCGGAGACCTCTGCGGCGGCGTACTCCTCCGGCGCGGCGACGACCTCGTGACCTTTGGCATGCTCCGCGCCGCGGACGCGAAGGGGAGCGGCGCGCGCGAGGTCAAGGACCTCTTGGCCTTGCGCCCCGCCCTCACTCGCCTCGCTACGCGCGAGCTCGGGCGCCGCGACGTGCGCGTCGCCGGCCTCGCGGTCGACTCGCTGTCGTTCGGGGTGCTCGTGCTCGATGCGACGACGGGCGCGCTGCTCACGGCGAACGGCCCCGGGCTCCGCCTGCTCGAGCGCGGCGTGATTTGCCGCACCGGCGGGCGCACGCACGTGGGCGGCCGAGACTTGACGGCGCTGCTCGTCGAAGGGCGGCCGCGCGCCCTCGCGATCGCGCCCGGCCTCCGCGTCGTGGTCCACGCGGCGGCCCCCTACGGCCACGGTCGCGCGTGCGTCGTCCACGCCCACCACCTGCGCTCGATGGCGCGCGAACGCGCCGCGCGCGCCACCGCGCTCTTCGCGCTGAGCCCGCGCGAGGCCGACGTCGCCGAGGCACTCATGCTCGGCTGGTCGACCAAAGAGATCGCCGCGCGCGATCGCGTCGCGATCTCCACGCTGCGCACTCACCTGCGGTCCCTCCTGCGGAAGACCGGCTCGGACCGCCTCGCGACGCTCCACGCGCTCCTCTCCGGTCTCTGA
- a CDS encoding IPT/TIG domain-containing protein: protein MRHARALRVALLISLASAGALGACLPGGSGGFLEPDRVDAGGLSLGDGSATGPRKDVDLGDPFALDGLLPAHGPFSGRTRAQASGRGFSPDMQVFVGGVEVTREALFATSPTRLALEVPPGKPGPAEVRVRNRATAQERSLTEGYFYDAFVVRPDTGATSGGTRVVIEGSGTAFAAGTTVTVGGKTCAEVTVTDATHVGCLTPEHTAGAKDVVVTTGGTSIQVREAFTYNDAVDGYRGGLSGGALSGRLRVLAFDAYTGAALAGGTVVAGGDLATAKLGRVTATGVVELNDPSLTGKVTVTVAAKCHQPLTFVDVPVDTVTVYLDPVLDISCAEGDPPSLGGGGGRFGGVIEGELVFPGGVEFRRAGWSGVPAPKRPTERMAAYVFFTTASPTARFELPDPVFAITPDSPGDAGYLFSVVGAPGNHSLYAVAGLEDRSETPPRFVPYVYGVVRGVGLGAKQRVVGADIFMNVVADHALSIAASPPAPTTRGPDRLVTQVAMSLGTGFATLPLGERITPLPTSAPVSLVGLPSLDGAVATESYVVSARAVSGPREQLPASIVSRVRTNGAVSPLGIGGFLPVPVMVNPGAGVWDGKRLRFSTSAVATTADLVRATIASGNGLVTWTVIAPGATRDAPLPDLSALPGPDPLGLVRGAITSTVYVARIDGFDYARLRNGQLATGAWSAFGVDSLPGAY from the coding sequence ATGCGTCATGCGCGCGCGCTCCGCGTAGCTCTCCTCATCTCGCTCGCGTCGGCCGGCGCGCTCGGCGCGTGTTTGCCCGGCGGCAGCGGCGGCTTCCTCGAGCCCGACCGAGTCGACGCCGGCGGCCTCTCACTCGGCGACGGCAGCGCGACGGGCCCCCGCAAGGACGTCGACCTCGGAGATCCCTTCGCCCTCGACGGCCTGCTGCCCGCGCACGGCCCGTTCAGCGGGCGCACCCGCGCGCAAGCGAGCGGGCGCGGCTTCTCACCGGACATGCAGGTCTTCGTGGGCGGCGTCGAGGTCACGAGGGAGGCGCTGTTCGCCACGAGCCCGACCCGGCTCGCGCTCGAAGTCCCGCCCGGCAAGCCGGGCCCCGCGGAGGTGCGGGTGCGCAACCGCGCGACGGCCCAGGAGCGCTCGCTCACCGAGGGGTACTTCTACGACGCCTTCGTCGTGCGCCCCGACACGGGCGCCACGAGCGGCGGCACTCGCGTCGTGATTGAAGGCAGCGGCACCGCCTTCGCGGCCGGGACCACGGTCACGGTCGGCGGCAAGACCTGCGCCGAGGTCACCGTCACCGACGCGACCCACGTCGGGTGCCTCACACCGGAGCACACCGCCGGCGCCAAAGACGTGGTCGTCACCACGGGCGGCACCAGCATCCAGGTCCGCGAGGCCTTCACGTACAACGACGCGGTCGACGGCTACCGCGGCGGGCTCTCGGGCGGCGCGCTCTCGGGGCGCCTGCGGGTGCTCGCCTTCGACGCGTACACCGGCGCGGCGCTGGCCGGCGGCACCGTAGTGGCGGGCGGCGATCTCGCCACCGCGAAGCTCGGGCGCGTGACGGCCACCGGCGTCGTCGAGCTGAACGATCCGTCTCTCACGGGGAAGGTCACGGTCACCGTCGCGGCCAAGTGCCACCAGCCGCTCACGTTCGTGGACGTGCCTGTGGACACGGTCACCGTGTACCTCGACCCCGTGCTCGACATTTCCTGCGCCGAGGGCGATCCGCCGTCGCTCGGCGGCGGCGGAGGTCGCTTCGGCGGCGTCATCGAGGGCGAGCTCGTGTTCCCGGGCGGCGTCGAGTTCCGTCGCGCGGGGTGGTCGGGCGTGCCCGCGCCGAAGCGCCCCACCGAGCGCATGGCCGCGTATGTCTTCTTCACGACGGCCTCGCCTACCGCTCGCTTCGAGCTGCCGGACCCGGTCTTCGCCATCACGCCGGACTCGCCCGGCGACGCGGGGTATCTGTTCTCGGTCGTGGGCGCCCCGGGCAACCACTCGCTCTATGCCGTCGCGGGCCTCGAGGACCGCTCGGAGACCCCTCCGCGCTTCGTCCCGTACGTGTACGGCGTGGTGAGGGGCGTCGGCCTCGGCGCGAAGCAGCGCGTCGTGGGCGCGGACATCTTCATGAACGTGGTGGCCGATCACGCGCTCTCGATCGCCGCATCCCCACCCGCGCCCACCACCCGCGGGCCCGATCGGCTCGTCACGCAGGTGGCGATGAGCCTCGGTACGGGCTTCGCGACGCTGCCGCTCGGCGAGCGCATCACGCCCCTGCCCACCTCCGCTCCGGTCTCGCTGGTCGGCCTCCCGTCGCTGGACGGCGCGGTCGCGACGGAGAGCTACGTCGTCTCGGCGCGCGCCGTGTCCGGCCCGCGCGAGCAGCTCCCCGCGAGCATCGTGTCGCGCGTGCGCACGAACGGCGCCGTCTCCCCGCTCGGTATCGGCGGCTTTCTCCCCGTGCCCGTGATGGTGAACCCCGGCGCCGGCGTGTGGGACGGCAAACGCCTCCGGTTCTCCACCTCCGCCGTGGCGACCACCGCCGATCTCGTGAGGGCCACGATCGCCTCCGGGAACGGGCTCGTCACGTGGACCGTGATCGCCCCCGGCGCCACCCGCGACGCCCCCCTCCCCGATCTATCCGCGCTGCCCGGCCCCGATCCGCTCGGCCTCGTGCGTGGGGCCATCACCTCGACCGTGTATGTTGCTCGCATCGACGGCTTCGACTACGCGCGGCTCCGCAACGGCCAGCTCGCGACGGGCGCGTGGTCTGCGTTCGGGGTCGACAGCCTCCCGGGGGCGTACTGA